Proteins from a genomic interval of Actinoalloteichus hymeniacidonis:
- a CDS encoding sigma-70 family RNA polymerase sigma factor, which produces MTIQLEDPACDHPEPDLLSRIEPYRRELLAHCYRMLGSVHDAEDIVQETYLRAWRAQDGFEGRSSLRTWLYRIATRVCLTALEQRNRRPLPVGLDNRPADPAETLISSPEVPWLEPIPDAASVEYADPAAIVGARADIRLAFVAALQFLPPRQRAVLLLRDVLCWRAAEAADLLECTVAAVNSSLQRARARLAALDLHAEAELVLSDEDQRAVLDRYIAAFEAKDVPAIVDLLTAEVVWEMPPFAAWYRGPEDVARHLSLRCPGGPGEFRLLLTRANGSPSVALYRWDPAVGRHRPFALQALTIAATGIDHVVTFFDLRLFDVFGLPAEPPTSAETEPYPV; this is translated from the coding sequence ATGACCATCCAGCTCGAGGACCCCGCGTGCGATCACCCCGAACCGGATCTGCTGAGCCGAATCGAGCCGTATCGCCGGGAACTGTTGGCGCACTGCTATCGGATGCTCGGCTCAGTGCACGACGCCGAGGACATCGTCCAGGAGACCTACCTGCGGGCCTGGCGCGCACAGGATGGCTTCGAGGGGCGGTCCAGCCTGCGGACCTGGCTGTATCGGATCGCCACCCGCGTGTGTCTGACGGCACTGGAGCAACGGAACCGACGACCACTGCCCGTCGGGCTCGACAATCGGCCTGCCGACCCGGCCGAGACGCTCATCAGCTCACCTGAGGTGCCGTGGCTGGAGCCGATCCCGGACGCCGCGTCCGTCGAGTACGCCGACCCGGCGGCGATCGTCGGGGCGCGCGCCGACATCCGATTGGCCTTCGTCGCCGCGCTGCAGTTCCTGCCGCCCCGACAGCGGGCCGTCCTCCTGCTGCGCGACGTGTTGTGCTGGCGCGCCGCCGAAGCCGCCGACCTGTTGGAATGCACGGTGGCCGCCGTCAACAGCAGCCTCCAGCGGGCTCGTGCCCGACTCGCCGCGCTCGATCTGCATGCGGAGGCCGAGCTGGTGCTCTCCGACGAGGACCAGCGGGCGGTCCTCGATCGCTACATCGCCGCCTTCGAGGCCAAGGACGTCCCGGCGATAGTCGATCTCCTGACCGCCGAAGTGGTGTGGGAGATGCCGCCGTTCGCGGCCTGGTATCGCGGCCCCGAGGATGTCGCTCGGCACCTGTCATTGCGGTGCCCCGGTGGTCCTGGGGAGTTCCGGCTCCTTCTCACCAGGGCTAACGGTTCTCCCTCGGTGGCGCTCTATCGGTGGGATCCGGCGGTCGGCCGCCATCGTCCGTTCGCGCTGCAGGCGTTGACCATCGCCGCCACGGGGATCGACCACGTGGTCACCTTCTTCGACCTTCGCCTGTTCGACGTCTTCGGGTTGCCCGCCGAGCCGCCGACGAGCGCCGAGACTGAGCCGTACCCCGTGTGA
- the argC gene encoding N-acetyl-gamma-glutamyl-phosphate reductase: MTVRVAVAGASGYAGGELLRLLLAHPEIEIGALSAGGSAGTPLGRHQPHLTPLADRILVDTTAETLAGHDVVFLALPHGHSAALADQLDDQTVVIDCGADFRLADSDDWQRWYGSEHAGQWPYGLPELPGFREALLGARRIAVPGCFPTTTLLAAIPAFAAGVVQPELVVVGVTGTSGAGRALKPHLIASEVLGSASAYGVGGVHRHTPELTANLSRSAGTPVRVSFTPVLAPMSRGILATCSAPIVGELDTAAAREIYERAYRDEPFVQLLPEGSWPTTAATVGSNSAQLQVTVDPDAGRLVIVAALDNLTKGTAGGAVQSMNLALGLPETTGLSTVGVAP; encoded by the coding sequence ATGACGGTTCGGGTGGCGGTCGCGGGAGCCAGTGGGTACGCGGGCGGTGAGTTGCTTCGGCTGCTCCTCGCGCACCCCGAGATCGAGATCGGCGCGCTCAGCGCAGGCGGCAGCGCGGGCACGCCGCTGGGCAGACATCAACCGCACCTGACTCCACTCGCCGACCGGATCCTGGTCGACACCACCGCCGAAACGCTCGCGGGCCACGACGTGGTGTTCCTGGCGCTGCCGCATGGTCATTCCGCCGCGCTCGCCGACCAACTCGACGACCAGACCGTGGTGATCGACTGCGGTGCGGACTTCCGGTTGGCCGATTCCGATGATTGGCAGCGCTGGTACGGCAGCGAACACGCCGGTCAGTGGCCCTACGGGCTGCCGGAGCTGCCTGGTTTCCGCGAGGCACTGCTCGGCGCCCGCCGTATCGCGGTGCCCGGTTGCTTCCCGACCACCACGCTGCTCGCTGCCATCCCGGCCTTCGCTGCCGGCGTGGTTCAACCGGAGCTCGTCGTCGTCGGTGTCACCGGCACCTCCGGAGCAGGGCGGGCACTCAAACCGCACCTCATCGCGTCCGAGGTACTCGGCTCCGCCTCGGCTTACGGCGTCGGCGGAGTACACCGCCACACCCCGGAGCTGACGGCCAACCTCTCACGATCCGCGGGCACGCCGGTCCGGGTGTCCTTCACCCCGGTGCTCGCCCCGATGTCCCGGGGCATCCTGGCCACCTGCTCGGCCCCCATCGTCGGCGAGCTGGACACGGCCGCCGCCAGGGAGATCTACGAGCGCGCCTACCGCGACGAGCCCTTCGTGCAGCTCCTTCCCGAGGGCAGCTGGCCGACCACCGCCGCCACGGTGGGCTCCAACTCGGCGCAGCTTCAGGTCACGGTGGACCCCGACGCGGGCCGCCTCGTCATCGTCGCCGCATTGGACAACCTCACCAAGGGAACTGCAGGCGGCGCCGTACAGAGCATGAACCTCGCACTCGGCCTGCCGGAGACCACCGGCCTGAGCACCGTGGGAGTCGCACCGTGA
- the argJ gene encoding bifunctional glutamate N-acetyltransferase/amino-acid acetyltransferase ArgJ — MSTTFSAELGDLPLDRELGVTASKGFRASGIAAGIKAAGAKDLALVVNDGPADVAAGVFTTNKVAAAPVRWSQQVLTQHRFRAVVLNSGCANACTGPEGFQDTHATAEDVAEQLGFGAIDIAVCSTGLIGERLPMDAVRGGIRTAVDSLDVDAAAGLAAATAVMTTDTVPKQVAYRDPAGWSIGGFAKGAGMCAPNMATMLAVITTDAVVDARLLDFALRAAVERTFHRLDVDGSTSTNDTVLLSASGASRINPGAGAFTGALTEVCADLVEQLQIDAEGATKRVRIEVAGADSEDCATRVARTVAEDHLVGTALFGSDPNWGRIAMAVGRSGARVDPDRLDISINGVLLCKNGAKAAERDSADLSGPEIEVYIDLHLGDDSTTVLTTDLSHAYVEENSAYSS, encoded by the coding sequence GTGAGCACCACATTCTCCGCCGAACTCGGCGATCTTCCCCTCGACCGCGAGCTCGGCGTCACGGCCTCGAAGGGCTTCCGAGCCTCGGGGATCGCCGCAGGGATCAAAGCAGCGGGCGCCAAGGACCTCGCACTGGTCGTCAACGACGGCCCGGCCGACGTCGCCGCCGGGGTCTTCACGACCAACAAGGTGGCGGCCGCGCCGGTGCGCTGGTCCCAGCAGGTGCTCACTCAGCACCGGTTCCGCGCCGTGGTGCTGAACTCCGGTTGTGCCAACGCCTGCACCGGCCCCGAAGGCTTTCAGGACACCCATGCCACCGCCGAGGACGTCGCCGAGCAACTCGGCTTCGGCGCGATCGACATCGCGGTGTGCTCCACCGGGCTCATCGGCGAGCGGCTGCCCATGGACGCCGTGCGCGGCGGAATCCGCACCGCGGTGGACTCATTGGACGTCGACGCGGCGGCCGGGTTGGCCGCAGCCACGGCGGTGATGACCACCGACACGGTGCCCAAGCAGGTCGCCTACCGAGACCCGGCCGGGTGGAGCATCGGCGGTTTCGCCAAGGGCGCCGGGATGTGCGCCCCCAACATGGCCACGATGCTCGCGGTCATCACCACCGATGCGGTGGTCGATGCCCGCCTGCTCGACTTCGCCCTGCGCGCCGCCGTCGAGCGCACCTTCCACCGGCTCGACGTCGACGGTTCGACCTCCACCAACGACACCGTCCTGCTGTCCGCTTCCGGGGCCTCGCGGATCAACCCCGGCGCAGGAGCGTTCACCGGCGCCCTCACCGAGGTCTGCGCCGATCTTGTCGAGCAGTTGCAGATCGATGCGGAGGGCGCCACGAAACGAGTGCGCATCGAGGTGGCCGGAGCCGACAGCGAGGACTGCGCGACCAGGGTCGCCCGGACCGTCGCCGAGGATCACCTGGTGGGCACGGCACTGTTCGGTTCCGATCCGAACTGGGGCCGGATCGCGATGGCCGTCGGCCGTTCCGGAGCCAGGGTCGATCCGGATCGCCTCGACATCAGCATCAACGGAGTGCTGCTGTGCAAGAACGGCGCGAAGGCAGCCGAGCGTGATTCGGCGGATCTCTCCGGGCCGGAGATCGAGGTATACATCGATCTCCACCTCGGCGACGACAGCACCACGGTGCTGACCACCGATCTGTCCCATGCCTACGTCGAAGAGAACAGCGCGTACTCGTCATGA
- the argB gene encoding acetylglutamate kinase: MTGPSDPPATDRSADAGEKAAVLVEALPWLQRFSGATVVVKYGGNAMIDEKLKRTFAQDMVFLRLAGLHPVVVHGGGPQISAMLERLGIPGEFRGGLRVTTPETMDVVRMVLFGQVGRELVGLINAHGPFAVGISGEDAQLFTAARRGAVVDGEPVDIGLVGDVVSVNPDAVLDIVRAGRIPVVSTIAPDADGVVHNVNADTAAAALAVALEAAKLVVLTDVEGLYANWPDRSSLIDRLDAQALEQLLPTLDSGMRPKMEACLRAVRGGVPRAHVIDGRLAHSVLLEVFTSQGIGTMVLPEEGDR; the protein is encoded by the coding sequence ATGACGGGCCCCAGCGATCCTCCGGCGACAGACCGGTCCGCCGACGCGGGCGAAAAAGCCGCCGTCCTGGTGGAGGCGCTGCCGTGGTTGCAGCGTTTCAGTGGAGCCACCGTCGTCGTCAAATACGGCGGCAACGCGATGATCGACGAGAAGCTGAAACGGACCTTCGCCCAGGACATGGTCTTCCTGCGGCTCGCGGGATTGCATCCCGTCGTCGTCCACGGTGGCGGCCCGCAGATCAGCGCGATGCTGGAACGACTCGGGATCCCGGGGGAGTTCCGGGGCGGGCTCCGGGTCACCACGCCCGAGACGATGGACGTGGTGCGGATGGTCTTGTTCGGCCAGGTCGGTCGCGAGTTGGTCGGTCTGATCAACGCGCACGGCCCATTCGCCGTCGGGATCTCGGGTGAGGACGCTCAACTCTTCACGGCAGCGCGCCGGGGTGCGGTGGTGGACGGCGAACCGGTCGACATCGGCCTGGTCGGCGACGTGGTGTCGGTCAATCCCGATGCGGTGCTCGACATCGTGCGGGCCGGTCGGATCCCGGTGGTGTCCACGATCGCTCCCGACGCCGACGGCGTGGTGCACAACGTCAACGCCGACACGGCCGCGGCCGCGCTGGCGGTGGCGCTGGAGGCCGCCAAGCTCGTGGTGCTGACCGATGTCGAGGGGCTCTATGCCAACTGGCCGGACCGCTCCTCCCTGATCGATCGGCTCGATGCCCAGGCGCTCGAGCAGTTGCTGCCCACCCTCGACAGCGGGATGCGTCCCAAGATGGAGGCATGCCTGCGTGCCGTGCGCGGCGGGGTCCCACGGGCGCACGTGATCGATGGCAGGTTGGCGCACTCCGTACTGCTGGAGGTCTTCACCAGCCAAGGCATAGGAACCATGGTGCTACCCGAGGAGGGCGACCGATGA
- a CDS encoding acetylornithine transaminase — MTSPESGNDAGARRWRGALMNNYGTPAMTLERGQGSHVWDADGTRYLDLFAGIAVNALGHAHPAVVEAVTRQINTLGHTSNFFSTSPAVELAETLLEITGFGTQGRVLLCNSGTEAVEAAFKIARRTGRPKIIATENSFHGRTMGALALTGQPAKRTPFEPLPSGVVHIPFGDVEAMRAAVDADTAAVVIEPVQGEAGVVLPPDGYLRAVREITAEHGALLVIDEVQTGIGRTGSWFAYQQEGIVPDVLTLAKQLGGGLPIGACIAVGPVAELLGPGQHGTTFGGNPVCCAAALAVLRTIAQDGLLDQVNRVGKDLVTGIERSGHPLLAGVRGSGLLIGVALNRPLAAGVADAARKAGYLINPAQPDVLRLAPPLILTDDEAAGFVTDLPEMLDAVTGAAEKESGD; from the coding sequence ATGACCAGTCCTGAGTCCGGCAACGACGCAGGGGCACGGCGTTGGCGCGGTGCCCTGATGAACAACTACGGCACGCCCGCGATGACTCTGGAACGTGGCCAGGGCAGCCATGTCTGGGACGCCGACGGCACCAGGTATCTCGATCTCTTCGCGGGTATCGCGGTCAACGCGCTGGGACATGCGCATCCGGCGGTCGTCGAGGCGGTCACCCGACAGATCAACACCCTCGGTCACACCTCCAACTTCTTCAGCACGTCACCCGCCGTCGAGTTGGCCGAGACACTGCTGGAAATCACCGGTTTCGGCACGCAGGGCCGGGTGCTGCTGTGCAACTCGGGGACCGAGGCCGTGGAGGCCGCATTCAAGATCGCGCGGCGCACGGGCAGGCCGAAGATCATCGCAACCGAGAACTCCTTCCACGGCCGCACCATGGGGGCGCTGGCCCTCACCGGTCAACCGGCCAAGCGGACACCCTTCGAACCGTTGCCGTCCGGTGTCGTGCACATCCCCTTCGGCGATGTCGAGGCCATGCGGGCCGCCGTCGATGCCGACACGGCCGCCGTGGTGATCGAACCGGTGCAGGGCGAGGCCGGAGTGGTCCTGCCCCCCGACGGCTACCTGCGTGCGGTCCGGGAGATCACCGCCGAACACGGTGCGCTGCTGGTGATCGACGAGGTCCAGACCGGCATCGGCCGGACGGGCTCGTGGTTCGCCTACCAACAGGAGGGCATCGTGCCGGATGTCCTCACCCTGGCCAAGCAACTCGGCGGCGGCCTTCCGATCGGGGCCTGCATCGCGGTGGGCCCGGTCGCCGAGCTGCTCGGCCCCGGCCAGCACGGGACTACCTTCGGCGGGAACCCCGTCTGTTGCGCTGCGGCGTTGGCCGTGCTGCGCACCATTGCCCAGGACGGCCTGCTCGACCAGGTCAACCGGGTCGGCAAAGACCTGGTGACCGGTATCGAGCGCAGTGGTCATCCGCTGCTGGCGGGCGTTCGGGGCAGCGGGCTGCTCATCGGCGTTGCGCTCAACCGTCCGCTGGCCGCAGGCGTCGCCGATGCCGCCCGTAAGGCCGGTTATCTGATCAACCCGGCGCAGCCGGACGTCCTGCGGTTGGCCCCGCCGCTGATCCTGACCGACGACGAGGCTGCGGGCTTCGTCACCGACCTACCCGAGATGCTCGACGCGGTGACGGGTGCGGCCGAGAAAGAAAGTGGTGACTGA
- the argF gene encoding ornithine carbamoyltransferase: MPRHFLRDDDLSPAEQTEVLDLADRLKKDPLGTKALAGPKTIAVIFEKNSTRTRLSFEAGIAQLGGHAITVDGRSMQLGREETIEDTSRVLSRYADAVVWRTFAQARIEAMASVSTVPVINALTDDFHPCQVLADLQTIRERLGSLAGRTMTFLGDGANNMAHSLMLGGVTAGMHVKVAAPKGFDPAPAVLAAARRRAEETGGSVEVVGDPAAAVAGAEALVTDTWSSMGQENDGKDRVGPFRPYSIDAQLLAKAAPNAIVLHCLPAHRGWEITDEVIDGPASVVWDEAENRLHAQKALLCWLLAEERLR; this comes from the coding sequence ATGCCTCGGCATTTCCTCCGGGACGACGACTTGAGCCCCGCCGAGCAGACCGAGGTGCTCGACCTCGCCGACCGGTTGAAGAAGGACCCGCTCGGTACCAAGGCGTTGGCGGGCCCCAAGACCATCGCGGTCATCTTCGAGAAGAACTCCACTCGAACCCGGCTCTCGTTCGAGGCGGGTATCGCGCAGCTCGGCGGTCACGCGATCACGGTCGACGGCCGCAGCATGCAACTCGGCAGGGAGGAGACCATCGAGGACACCTCCCGGGTGCTCTCCCGATATGCCGATGCGGTGGTGTGGCGGACCTTCGCCCAGGCCAGGATCGAGGCGATGGCCTCGGTGTCGACCGTGCCGGTGATCAATGCGCTCACCGACGACTTCCATCCCTGCCAGGTGTTGGCGGACCTGCAGACGATCCGGGAGCGTCTCGGATCGCTCGCCGGACGCACGATGACCTTCCTGGGCGATGGTGCCAACAACATGGCGCACTCGTTGATGCTCGGTGGCGTCACGGCGGGCATGCATGTCAAGGTCGCGGCACCCAAGGGCTTCGACCCGGCCCCGGCGGTCCTGGCCGCTGCCCGTCGCCGTGCCGAGGAGACGGGCGGGTCGGTCGAGGTCGTAGGCGACCCGGCGGCGGCTGTCGCGGGTGCGGAGGCCCTGGTCACCGATACCTGGAGCTCGATGGGACAGGAGAACGACGGCAAGGACCGCGTCGGCCCGTTCCGCCCGTACAGCATCGACGCTCAGCTGTTGGCCAAGGCTGCGCCCAACGCCATCGTGTTGCACTGTCTGCCCGCGCATCGCGGTTGGGAGATCACCGACGAGGTGATCGACGGCCCGGCCAGTGTGGTCTGGGACGAGGCTGAGAACCGCTTGCACGCGCAGAAGGCGTTGCTGTGCTGGCTACTCGCCGAGGAGAGACTGCGATGA
- a CDS encoding arginine repressor, translated as MTESRASTAPTRVARQARIVALVTQRAVRSQAELARLLAIEGIEVTQATLSRDLDELGAVKLRGADGGAAVYLIPEDGSPLRGVEGGTSRLGRLLNELLVSVDSSQNLAVLRTPPGAAQFLASALDRAALHDVVGTIAGDDTLLVVAREPLSGAELAHRFAELAGRADVGAASPAEARLAEELRHRTEDGGPSPA; from the coding sequence ATGACGGAGTCGCGGGCGAGCACCGCCCCCACCCGCGTCGCCCGGCAGGCCCGGATCGTCGCGTTGGTCACCCAGCGTGCGGTGCGGAGTCAGGCCGAATTGGCGCGGCTGCTTGCGATCGAGGGCATCGAGGTCACGCAGGCGACGCTGTCCCGGGACCTGGACGAGCTGGGCGCGGTCAAACTGCGTGGTGCCGATGGTGGCGCCGCCGTCTATCTGATCCCCGAGGACGGGAGTCCGCTGCGGGGGGTGGAAGGCGGCACCTCGCGGCTGGGCAGGCTCCTCAACGAGCTGCTGGTCTCGGTCGATTCCTCGCAGAACCTGGCCGTGTTGCGCACCCCACCGGGGGCGGCTCAGTTCCTGGCCAGCGCCTTGGACCGGGCGGCCCTGCACGATGTGGTCGGCACCATCGCCGGGGACGACACGCTGTTGGTGGTAGCGCGGGAGCCGTTGAGCGGCGCCGAGCTTGCCCACCGGTTCGCCGAGTTGGCGGGCCGAGCCGACGTCGGCGCCGCATCGCCTGCGGAGGCCCGTCTGGCCGAGGAACTGCGCCACCGGACCGAGGACGGCGGGCCGAGCCCGGCCTGA
- the argH gene encoding argininosuccinate lyase, translating to MSDSSGATARLWGGRFSSGPAEAMAALSDSTHFDWALAPYDLAGSRAHARVLHRAGLLSADELTRMHEGLDRLAADVEEGTFLPTRADEDVHTALERGLLERVGPELGGRLRAGRSRNDQVATLFRMWLRDATRRVATGTLDVVAALIDQAAAHPDAVMPGRTHLQHAQPVLLAHHLLAHGQSLVRDVARLRDWDVRTAVSPYGSGALAGSSLGLDPAAVATELGFDAPVENSIDGTASRDFAAEAAFVLAMLGVNLSRISEEVIIWTTAEFGYAMLDDAWSTGSSIMPQKKNPDVAELTRGKSGRLIGNLTGLLATLKAQPLAYNRDLQEDKEPLFDSVGQLELLLPAVAGMLGTLTFDVERMAALAPAGFTLATDVAEWLVRAGVPFRVAHEAAGACVRAAEARGVGLDDLTDEELAEISPALTPKVREVLNVEGSIASRDAHGGTAPQRVGEQRTRLSEVVAEHREWAARSVLG from the coding sequence GTGAGTGACTCCAGTGGCGCGACGGCTCGGCTCTGGGGCGGTCGGTTCAGTTCCGGCCCCGCCGAGGCGATGGCCGCGCTGAGTGATTCGACCCACTTCGACTGGGCCCTCGCGCCGTACGACCTCGCGGGCTCCCGGGCGCATGCGCGAGTCCTGCACCGCGCGGGGCTGCTCAGCGCCGACGAGCTGACCAGAATGCACGAGGGACTGGACAGACTGGCCGCCGATGTCGAGGAAGGCACCTTCCTGCCGACCCGCGCCGATGAGGACGTGCACACCGCGTTGGAACGCGGCCTGCTGGAACGGGTCGGACCGGAGCTGGGCGGCAGACTCCGCGCGGGGCGTTCGCGCAACGACCAGGTCGCGACGCTGTTCCGGATGTGGTTGCGCGATGCGACGCGGCGGGTGGCGACCGGCACCCTCGACGTGGTGGCCGCACTGATCGACCAGGCCGCCGCCCACCCGGATGCGGTGATGCCGGGCCGTACCCATCTCCAGCACGCCCAGCCGGTGCTGCTGGCCCACCATCTGCTGGCCCACGGGCAGTCCCTGGTCCGCGACGTCGCACGTTTGCGGGATTGGGACGTCAGGACGGCGGTCTCGCCCTATGGATCCGGTGCGCTGGCGGGCTCCTCACTCGGCCTCGACCCGGCTGCGGTGGCGACGGAGCTCGGTTTCGACGCACCGGTGGAGAACTCGATCGACGGCACGGCGTCGCGTGATTTCGCGGCCGAGGCAGCCTTCGTGCTCGCGATGCTGGGTGTGAACCTCTCCCGGATCTCGGAAGAGGTGATCATCTGGACCACGGCCGAGTTCGGGTATGCGATGCTCGACGATGCCTGGTCGACAGGCAGTTCGATCATGCCGCAGAAGAAGAATCCGGACGTGGCCGAGCTGACCAGGGGCAAGTCCGGCCGGCTGATCGGGAATCTGACCGGATTGCTGGCGACCCTCAAGGCCCAGCCGCTCGCCTACAACCGGGACCTGCAGGAGGACAAGGAACCGCTGTTCGACTCGGTCGGCCAGTTGGAACTGCTGTTGCCTGCGGTTGCGGGAATGCTGGGCACGCTGACCTTCGACGTCGAGCGGATGGCCGCGCTGGCGCCTGCCGGGTTCACCTTGGCCACCGACGTCGCGGAATGGCTGGTGCGGGCAGGCGTGCCGTTCCGTGTCGCCCACGAGGCGGCGGGGGCCTGCGTGCGAGCGGCCGAGGCGCGCGGGGTCGGCCTGGACGACCTCACCGACGAGGAACTGGCCGAGATCTCGCCCGCGTTGACCCCCAAGGTCCGTGAGGTGTTGAACGTCGAGGGATCGATCGCCTCGCGAGACGCACACGGCGGCACCGCGCCGCAGCGGGTCGGCGAGCAGCGGACCCGGCTGTCCGAGGTGGTTGCCGAGCACCGCGAGTGGGCGGCGAGATCGGTGTTGGGATGA